The genomic interval CAGCTAGTTGATCCATGCCCTGCCAACACCACACACACGTAAGGATCCAAAGCCATAGGAAAGCTAAAGGCCAAACCAAACAAGTAACCTAGCGAGGAAAAGAAATCTCTCAACTATTTCGCCATGGCATGAACAAAATCGCCCCTCGCCATGGATCCCTCCAGATTCTGGGGCCAAGATGGACCAGAGTGCTCCTTGCCTTGAGGGAGGGGCCTGGGGCCACAAAAAGGCCCCAGGAGACAAGGGTTGGGAGCACCCTTAGGGGCCACTACCCCTACCTCAGCAGTAGGCAGAGTTGAACCTACTATTACAAGAAACGACTGCCCCTCACCTTGCCCCTTGACACGGAGGGAATTCGCCACAAGCTCATCCTCTTGGACAAGGAAAGATGACGCCCTTCCTCGGTGATAGGGGTGAAGAAAGTCCCTCCTTGCCCCACAAAGAGGCATTGAAGGTGGAAGAGGGATTGAAACCCTACCCTTGCTCGACTTCAAATCATGGGGGAGTGTTGGGTTTCACCACTAGAAATAGTCGTGGGAAGGGAGCCCAGAATAGGCTCCCTTTCCCCTGCCTCTCTCTAAGAGCCAAGATCAACCTGAGGCTCAGCAGTCGAGACTCTGATCTCGACTCCCCCAGTTGAGGTCGTGTCACGATGAACATTAGTTAAGTCTAGAAGACCCTAAGAGAAAGCAACATCGATGTCCACATCCTCCACTTCGTCAACCAACTCCAAGTCGACTGGCGGGATAGATGGAAGAGCAAATTTAGGCAACTAGGCAGATTAAAGTTTCCGGGAAAGGAACTCGAAGTCAAGGTTCATGGCCAAATCCAAGAGAGCATGCCCCATCAAATCACCTAGACCGTCTGATTCTAGGGAACCTTCATGGACAGGAGACTGCCCCTTACAGGAACCTGAGCCAATTTGATGCGATCGATAAGTGAGCGAGTAGGCTCAAAATTTGCTCTTGAAGATGGTGGGGCCTCACAAGGCCTAGTTGCCCCCTCGGCCTCACGCAAAACCATTTTCCTTCATTCTCCAGCGAGGCCACGACAATTCTTTTCTTGTCATGGGAAGCCTTCGGCTCCTTCAGCAAGCGATGATTGCTTGCACGAGACCGGTCGAGCATAACCAAAAATTTGTCAATGTGGGACCTCGTCAACCAGGCCTCCGTCCAAATAGGTTCCTATTGATGCTCAACCCAAGAGTAAACTCTCTCAACACAGGCTGCTCTCTTTGAAAGAGAGTAAAAGTTATTGCTTGGTCGTTTGGGACTTTCCCCTAAATTTCACAAACTAGGAACTCAACCTTATCGGCTTCCCTAGTAGGAAACTCCCATACCTGGatagaaacaagaaataattttttctaccACTATTTGGCATTTAAATGACGGCTCTTAAATCGAGGGAGGTTATATCGACAGGGGGAGTGAAAGCTGCAAATGTTGCCTTCTAACGTTCTGACCACGTGGGTAATAAGGAACTCACGGGCGGTCAAGTCACGATACGCATCTTCGACGGATTCCAGAACCATTCTCCATGTGACACAACAACACAAAAGCTGACTCGTGGCTAACTTCAAGTAGTCGAGAAAGTCGTGCACCGGTCGATAGAAAGGGAACAGGTCATGAGGGCCACCTTCTCAACATAGCCCTCAGCGTTGATGGCCACTTGGGGAGGAACCTCAAGAATCACTAAACCATGAATTCCATACGAATCCCTCAACTTCCTGAGGTCGGCTGTGGTAAGAACAGACGACCAATGACAACCTTCATAATAAGGTACATCATGGGCAGATGAGGAGTTTGGTGTAGACGAAGACCCCATCAGAGCAGGAGGAGAAGATCCATGAGAAGAAAGTCGAGAAGTGTTCTGGCGAGCCATTGACGCAAATAAATGATTCTAGGAAAAAGAAGTTGGGGTTTTGACATAAAGTACAAACAAGGAAGAAGAGGAGTAAGTAGGAGTGAAAGaagcaacaagaagaagaagaatgctATTTATAACAAGAAATGTGACGGTTGAAATGCCCTATGGAGAATGCGAGCGATACTCACTGCATACAGATCTGGTGACATGACTAAGGTGCAGACGTAGATTCGTTACAACCTCCCTCGACACGAAAGCATGAACAACCAATCAAAATCAATGACACGACAGACAAGAACCgttcataatctttaaattcCTAGCGTGGCTGGAATTTGTAGGGTAATTGGGGAGGCACTTTTATCTTCTTTAAAAGTGCCCAACTGTACTAAGTAAGAGGCCCGTATGATGGGCCCAAAGAGTTAGAATAGTGCAGGTGCACCATACACTCTCTACCATGAGATCGTATCGCCAAATGGAATTAATATGGTAACTATCACCAATCAAGGATATCTAACCCTAAGAAAATAATGAGATCCTCGATATGTTTATCCTCGATATGTTAATCCTTTCTTTCTGAAAGCATATCCTTTCTTTCCCGCAAGAACTTTGTCACGATCCATTTGTTTCTCAAAGGTTATTGTGAATAGATTAGGGCTAAtatcttggaaagaaaaatttttacTTACTCTCCATATTTTTGCCATAGTTGATTTCACAATCTCCTTCCCTACCACAAAATTGGAACACAACTTCCTCACTAGGCTCTTATCTCCCTTTTTCATAACTTCTTCCTTTCGGTCTGTTTCTAACTTGATGACAGAGTTCTCTTCCTCATTTAACCTTAACTATGACCACAAATCTTTTAACTCTTCTATCTTACCCCACTCAGCCCTTCACGCAGACTGTGGAACTTTTCTTCCTTGCTATTAGAAATAATAGCATACTTTAGCCTAcaacttttctttcttctcttatagtatttatagttatactaatatatattatagtatattataatatatcactatagtctataatataattataatatatattataatatattataatattatatatcgtatattataactatattattaaatattatatatataatatatataaaaaaatgggatcaaaatcaataaaatcgAAAGCAATTTAAAGAAGGATATCGTCGATCCTTCTTTTCTCTCGTGTTCTGTGCGGCGTGCCCTCTCTTGTGCCTAGTGTCTGTTTTCACAATGAGTCaggctactctgccgcctagAGTAGCCCGCTCACTTTGACTGCTAGTtgcttttgcaattttttttttctattcatattttttaatacatttaaataattttaaaaaaataaaaaaaaatacaccaataaacttaaaaatcactttcttaatcattaagtaaaaaaaaaaaattctcgtgCGGTCAAGTAGAGCGATAAGAATTGGTGggtaaagtagttttttcctttcacaatTTGCTTCTTATTTCTTTAGGCTTTCCCACTTTCACGCCACATACTTCCTCCTATCTTTAGAGTATTAGAAGTTGACTCAATAAAACTTgaccaaaatttagttaaagaattcatttttataaatttagttagtcAGTTTTTAACAACACTAAATAATAGACTTTCcaaatttatcactattatattaaaatattgattttgaatttttcatttattttaattgtaattgtaatataaatatttattattaaaaaagtacatattaattttctaacattgATATTAGACTAATAAGAATTTTgcaaaactaaaatttgaagcACTCAGCAAGATGATGCCACGTCATTGAAATGATGACTGATGGAGATTAGCCATCTTCTGTGGTTTAGTTTGGAATTTGGGCACTTCGTgcttttgagatgaaaatgaattttctaGAGTTGTGAGTAGGGCTGTGCAGAAAAGTTGATGATCCAATCCGTCCGTGTGACCCGACCCGACCGAGAAATGCGATTTTAACCAGCTTGCGGGTCGAACCCGCTATAAGTAAAAACGATCAGACTACATGTTTTAACAGCTCAAGGGATTTCAATCCCTAGCCGCCAACCCTCTGGCCCTCTTCAAATCTCACCCCCTTGCTACCATCCCTCCCCATTTCTTTCTATGATCATCGTGATCGCCGTCTTCTTTGTTTGTCATCGTCGTCGCTTCTCTACGTTCGTTCATGATTAAGTGCCTGAGCCCAGCAATGGCTGGAGAGATCTTGCCTGAGAGCCCCTTTCCCTGGAACGAAATGTTCGCCACTTGATCTCTCTCATTGCAGGCAACACCGTTGAAGGAATGGTCACATGGGTTACCAACGATTGTCCATGAAGATAGGTACTGGCTCCGTGGGTCCAAACCGCCTTAATGTCCATGAGCGCTCCAAGCTCTGGATTTGCACAGACCCATGTTGGgctcaataaaaaaaagatgaaattaaCATAGAATAGAAATGCAGTGGAACCCATTTTTGGTGTAGGCTCAAACTAGTAGAATCAACACTggttttatctctctctctcactaaaaaaaaaggggtctctttctctcctccctcaatctttgtttaattgtttctatCTTGTGCAGAAAATGGCTGTGAGGAAGAGACAGAGAGAAATAGAGTGTTGTAGTGGGAAAAGTCAACCTCTCGGACCTCGAGACAATTGAGGTGGAACCTTATGGAGATGTGGCAGTAGGATTGAATGACTTTTGTTGAACAATAATGAAGATTATTAGAGCTCTCAGTTGCATGCAGAGTAGTTTGAAGTTGTGGTGATGAGATGGCagttagggattttttcttttctcaattgGCATTCAAGGATTATCACGAGGCATTGAAGTAATTTTAAGGGAGAGAGATCCAGATCTTGTCAAgcaaaatataatgatataaacTCTGTTTTCGATAAAGttgggcatgcatgcagtcaAATTGATGCTTTTTAATTAGTAGCtgttataacgggttgacccgatTCAAGTCGAGTCGGATTGGTTAGTGTCAGACTGGAAGTCGGATTGGGCCCAAACACATCCCGGTTTGGTTGGGTTGCAGACTTAGTTGTGAGCTCGCACGAAACGAATAGCACGCGGGAGAGGAAATTatttatgccaaaataatatttggccaaCAACTTGGATTCAATAAATTTGGCTAGTGAAAATAATCAAAGTTAAAAGTATTATAGCTTTGTTAAGTCTATTacagtgagtttttatgcaatCTAGTTAAACTTtgattaaaacataattttattgagTCCACTACTAATATTCATATAACTGTGACATCATGACCCATGTTGGAAATGTTCACATTTTATCCTTATTCCGTGTATTTCTGCAGCATTTTCTTGCCTTATTTTGTTTGCACGTTCGGcgtttgcttttcttttctttttatgtccaagtccaaaatttatttatttttactattcttataaaaaataaatatttcaaaactaataacaatataaaaattaatactacaTAGTTATAATaatgctttatttaaaatagtaaaattatatataatttagttatTATCACATTCTCCAACCAGCTTATTATTAGTCTCTAGcaattaaaataactaataaagataaaaaaaaactttattattaattattttttcattttatttagcAAAATGTTTaatgaaaattcaaaacattgcaaATACTAAAGAAATTTTACATGCCTTCAATTCTCACTATGAGTGAAAGTTTTAGCTAACACAAAACACACCCTTTGTTAAATGTGACTCGAATTTCCATATGAGAGTATGCTTCaactcaaatttattttttgagtaatgtaagcaaaatcaaatatctcatatataaattattaaaaaaaaaaaaagatagtctCATGAAAGGATGccgaaaatataaattatatctcaCTTCATTATATAGTCATGTCAAAATCTAAACTATGCAATCCTTAAGATGAAAATAAGGACTTTATTAGGCTTTCAATCtatttgacattttcatttcattcttctttccaatatttttcaatgaagcactaattttttttttcatgctacacttctttcttatttctttgcATGTCCAGCCTTtagttctcttttcttttttaagttcacgtccaaaatttatttatttttactactcctataagaaaaataaatatttcaaaactaataaaaatataagaattaatacTACATAAttgtgataatattttatttaaaatagtaaaattatgcaaaattttcctattatcaattatatttttgggtATGAAAATATTCTGTTTAATCAACAAGATatgtacaaataaatttatggatggataaattaaaaagtgcATAATGcggatttcaaaatttaaaaattggaaATCTATATCTAGTTCTTAAAAGTCTAAGGGAATAAAAAAACAGGGTTTTcactattatttctcaaaaaataataattatatccCACATCATACttttaataatcatttcattttcctattattattattattattattttgataggCATTTTCCAACTATTAGTAGTCACACAATTTGATTCTATCTTCTTCTCcctttatattatttgaataatctAAACCTGGCTAATGACAGAGAAGAAAGCAACGGGATATGGGAAATTTCTATGgattgaaattgattacaatgtCCCTGGGGGGTCGCTATAGCGATTAGCGGGGCCGTCCTGCTTGGTTCTTGACCTAGCTCTTGTCTTCATCCAAAAGCAAAGGGCGAAGTTTCTCACCATCCCGGGTGCTGCTTAAAATAATAACGCAATTTCTGTTTCTTATCTTCGTCTTCTGGGATCAGTTAAGAAAAGAAATTCCAGGTaagatttttctctttcatttcaattcaatatgatAAATGGGTCTCTGTGgaaattatgttttgctttacaaacttgatattttttctttgaaaagttAAGGAAATCACAGTGTTCTATAAAAATTGGTTTCTTTCACAATTTgggttattttttcttcatgtaaTTGTTACGCTATCATTTATGGAATATCTGAATTTAATATATGGAATTGAATATTGTGAAGCAGAACAAGAACCCGGTAAAATTTTCTAGCGAAGACGGCAAAAGATTAGCTGTCATAATCCAAAATTTCTTAGTGCCTtttacaaatattcttctaaCGTTTCTTAGTCTTTGTTGCTCCGTattataatagtaatatttttctaGGTTGTATCACGATGGATACTATCTGTGATGCTGCAAACTTTTCAGAGTTTTTCCTTGATGAGGTTTTTGAGGTTTGTCCTAACAGTTGGCTGCTAttccaaacaaaattttatacCTGAATGGAatcttgtatttctttttttttttgaaataaaattgatGGTTTTCTATGCAGTAAAGGTTGTTAGAGTCGTCCTGGCATTAGTGTATACAGCTCAGATAGCTTAATCCTAATGGCTTTTAATGGCGAATAAGCATAAGGGTTTAATTTGTTGACTCCTATTATGAGCACActcaaaattatatcatatttaaatgtgtaatttttaaaaaaaagtccaaGATCATCTTATTGGGGTCTATATAAGTGGCTCAAAAGTCTGGTTTGTTTGAGTTGCCTGCTGCCTTTGTTTTTCTTACCAATAGTAAGCGTCTTCTCTCTACTCTTGTAAACCTTTGAGTTATCTCTTTCGATATAAAACGTGCTTGGTATGTGTATTCATggcatgatttttctttttcttttccatttttagaCCTCCTTTCGCTGCATATACTTTTTGCCTactttttattgaatttattatgGAGCAATTTCCAATattcttcaaaaaatgaaattaaaaaaatagcaatcAATCTATGGTAAAttctattgaatttttttataatatttatgaacagcataattttttttaactattttttcaattatggGTCTCAGGTTTATTTTAGGGACCCGGACTTCAAGGAGTATAGCGTTTGTGTAGGTTGCTATTCGGTGTGTCTACTTGTCTGTCATTAAAAAGGGTTTGTGCAGAATAACTCTTGTGGTTGtatgttttaatatatgttaGTCTTTATTGGTAGTGTTTGCATGGTCTCTGGGGTTTCTgacataaagaaaaatatgttttagtgTCTCCTACAAAGCTTTGATTgtcattattttctatttacaattagtttataatttttgtgcATAAATATTAGAGATAATCAAAGAGTGAAGAGAAGATGGGTAATCTGTTATGTTGTGTACAAGTTGACCAATCGACGGTGGCTATCAAGGAAAGATTTGGCAAATTTGATGAAGTACTTCAGCCAGGATGCCATTGCTTGCCTTGGTGCCTTGGAAGCCAGCTTTCTGGGCATCTCACTCTTCGGTTGCAGCAATTGGATGTGAAGTGCGAGACCAAGACAAAGGTTTGTAAATTTACATAACCATGGGGATGACTTAACCTTTTCGTCTTGTGACACTTGGTAGTGCTATTGAAGCACGTAGTAACAAGCATATGAAAGGCATCACTTCAAAGGCTTGCTTAAAGCATGTGATGCTGACATGCTTAAAGCCTGTGGTGAAGTTTGCTCACCTATAAATTTATGCTGTTTTAATACAGATTGATTTGTTAGTGGCATCAAAGCATTTTTTGTAtgtctatcttttatttttggagtCCAGAGGAATCAATGGAGGAAATACTGTAGTTTATATGGAAGGAAAGATAACTTGAATGGAAATTATTTTGACAAGGCTGTTGTTACTTGTTACATGTGCCTCGGCCAAGTGGGGTTATTGATCTTTTTGATCATTTGTTATCCAGGACAATGTTTTTGTCAATGTGGTTGCATCCATTCAATACCGTGCCCTGGCTGACAAGGCAAGTGATGCCTTCTACAAACTCAGCAACACAAGAACCCAAATCCAAGCTTATGTTTTTGATGGTATAAATTGAAAATCCtacgtgacttgatgtgatatCCTGCTGGGATTAATTACTATTCCTGTCTTCTGTATTTGTTtagaactaaaattatatttatctaaaatattatcagCTAAATGGAGTTTCCTTTTTCATGAAATTAGTAATCAGAGCTAGTGTCCCAAAGCTTAACTTGGATGATGCTTTTGAGCAGAAAAATGATATTGCCAAAGCTGTGGAAGATGAACTTGAGAAGGTAGACTTTCTGATGAATTAAGGGTAGTGAAAGATCATGGAGGCTATAACTTGTGAAACTGTTGTTCTTCCTTTGTGATTGCTGACAGGCTATGTCTGCTTATGGGTATGAAATTGTACAAACACTTATAATTGATATTGAACCAGATGAGCATGTGAAGCGAGCAATGAATGAAATTAATGCAGGTATGTTACATCACCGATTTCCTTTCCCACtttggatttttgaatttttccttTGCTATTTAACCCATCTCAGTGTTTATGTGGAGATGCTAAATTTCAGTATCGTCTGATGAAGTTGTTATTGCTCAATGTTAAAGTTGTTGTGCTAGAACATTGCAAGTGGGGTACCCTGTAAAATGGTTATTCTTGCATCCCCCATGTCCATGCTTACCAAGCAGCTGGATTTAGTATAACTTAGATATGGTAACCATAGTTgttttcttaattgtttttctAAAATCAGTAACAACTACGGAATAAACTGTTTCCTAGAAATACGGGTGCCTAGCTTTATGAATTTCCAGATTTTTGACCGGATACAATCTAGTTTACTTTACTAAAATCTTCTGGTGACTGTTCAGTTAATGTTTGCCGCTATATTGTCTAGTCATTATCCTCTTCTCCATCTTCTCTTGGAGTTTTAAGTTTCTTTTGTTTAGTAgagtttgtatttatttatttttctcgaaACGTTGTGTTATCAGCTGCAAGGATGAGGGTGGCAGCTAATGAGAAGGCAGAGGCTGAGAAAATCTTGCAAATTAAACGAGCTGAGGGTGAGGCCGAGTCTAAGTATTTGTCTGGTCTGGGTATTGCTCGCCAGCGTCAAGCTATTGTGGATGGCTTGAGAGACAGTGTGCTAGGCTTCTCTGTTAATGTGCCTGGGACCACAGCAAAGGATGTCATGGACATGGTACTTGTTACCCAGTATTTTGACACCATGAAAGAAATTGGTGCTGCCTCAAAATCGTCTGCCGTGTTCATCCCACATGGACCTGGTGCAGTTCGTGATGTAGCTACTCAAATCCGTGATGGCCTTCTTCAGGGTTCTAGTCACCAGTAGTGTTGTTGATTTTCCATGTGTATGCCACTAATAAGTTCGCGCATGGGCGCTGATATTTATATGCAAGTTGTTCAGTGTACTATAATCCAACATGAGTCACTGTCATATTAGTTTGTGAACAATGATTATCACTGTTAATAGGAAGTTTGAAGATGTCCCAAGTATGTTAAGTTGATCATTTCGAAACTATGTAAGTTGTCCCAAGTACTGTCATATTATTTCTGATCGTGAAACTTGAGAGTTGTTCATTCCGAAACTTGATCCTTGTGCAATGTCTCGATTCAActgaaagaagagaaataaatgTGCTGAGAGCGAAATGCTTTGGTTACCTTGACTTCTACTTGGCATGGGTTCCATTGGAATAGACCCGTGTATGTCTTTGTATCCACTTAGCAACTTAAAGTTCATCGAGACACATAAAACCTTGTGAAACTCAACTTTTCTCAAAGATTTAGGCcccgtttgttttcggagaggagatgagaggagatgagattaaagttaaaaagttgaataaaatattgttagaatatattttttaatattatttttgttttgagatttgaaaaagttgaattgtttattttattttatattggaagttgagaaaattgtaatgattagatgagatgagatgaaatgaaatattttcccaaaacaaacaaggccgCCACCAGCCCTCTTTGCTAGATCATTTGTTCAGAATATACCATCCTTTCTTTTTTAggctttcaaaaaaaaaaaagaacttctatgtttttattttatgttttttcagacataaagagattacacaaagtAAACCTATAAACCGATTTAGCTTTATGGAatccgttaaatctattttataataaaaataactttataatctaacgtatcacatcaagccacatcagtttgtgggtttatttttgtgtaatccctttatgactaaagtattttccttaaaaaaagcCAATCGGGAGTAATTTCCATTCATTATTACTTTTACCATTTTCTGTAAACcggtatacatatatatctttcACTTTCTCAAGTACATGCCCAATGGAAGTGATGCAGAAGTATACACTAACttacttcttctccttcctcttaaaaaaatacaaataaattattttacttttactaGAATAGTACCTCTAACTTACTCCTTTTAAGTATTTGCCTCAATATCTTTTTCTATGACACGCAAAAATTATTCCAGGAAAACCATAAGTTCCATATGTTTGTACTTTTGTTGTGTGGATATAGAAGCTTTCTGTGCTGGCTTCTTCTAAAGGTTGAATGCCACAGACAGACCAAGCTTAGGAACTCTCCTTATGTCCATAAAATCCAGCTCTCCACCAATTGTTAGAACAAGCTTTTCGAACAACTCTTGCTGAATAAGAGCTCCTGCCCTGCCATACGTGCTTAATCTTGCCTTCAACAATGTAAAAGGAAATATTGCATGCTGGCCACCAATAGTGAGGGCAGTGTCATTGACTGAAAAAGTATGCTTGAGTTCCGCTGCAACGGCAGTGCTGGTCGGAGGGTTGATGATGCGGCAACAGGAAACCTTCCAAGTGTCAAGCATGTCATTCCTGCATTGTTAGAGAAGCTTAGCTCACCAAACATTTTGAGTTCATGATCATAGTAAATAGAGATTAGAAAATTTCTGTTTACTTCTCAAAGAAAacaactttctttcttttcttttcttctaaaagTTTCTTTCTCCAACATTTCATGGGAATAATGCTCACAAGTTTATGGAAGCATTAAGGAAGTCACTGTTGAAGCTCAAACCAGCATTGACTTTGTTGAGTGTTCTAGTTGATATGTCAAAGGCTAGGTCAGTTCCAAGAGATAGAAAATCGCTTCCTACGACACCCGACAAGTTTATGAGGGGCTTATATCCTGTAATTGGGTTTCCTTTCATCCCCAATCCTCCGGTTATCCCAGCATAGTCTCCCAAGTATTGCAGCTCCACCTGTTACCACAATCATTGTTGTCTAAGAATTGGATCTCCTGTACTGTATAACATGGCTCTGGCTCAACAAGGAAGAGGGAATCAAAAGTAGACAAGGAAATGAAAACTAAATAGTAATGCTAAACTTGTTCAGATTTCAGATGGCAAGAAAGTGACCTACTCTTGCAGAATCCGGAATGTC from Juglans regia cultivar Chandler chromosome 2, Walnut 2.0, whole genome shotgun sequence carries:
- the LOC108999215 gene encoding hypersensitive-induced response protein-like protein 1, with product MGNLLCCVQVDQSTVAIKERFGKFDEVLQPGCHCLPWCLGSQLSGHLTLRLQQLDVKCETKTKDNVFVNVVASIQYRALADKASDAFYKLSNTRTQIQAYVFDVIRASVPKLNLDDAFEQKNDIAKAVEDELEKAMSAYGYEIVQTLIIDIEPDEHVKRAMNEINAAARMRVAANEKAEAEKILQIKRAEGEAESKYLSGLGIARQRQAIVDGLRDSVLGFSVNVPGTTAKDVMDMVLVTQYFDTMKEIGAASKSSAVFIPHGPGAVRDVATQIRDGLLQGSSHQ
- the LOC108999097 gene encoding mitochondrial outer membrane protein porin of 36 kDa-like — protein: MFPGLYHDIGKRARDLLYRGYAQQPPNLCQFQGFDCSLDISCRIGDIAPGLRTLFNLDIPDSARVELQYLGDYAGITGGLGMKGNPITGYKPLINLSGVVGSDFLSLGTDLAFDISTRTLNKVNAGLSFNSDFLNASINLNDMLDTWKVSCCRIINPPTSTAVAAELKHTFSVNDTALTIGGQHAIFPFTLLKARLSTYGRAGALIQQELFEKLVLTIGGELDFMDIRRVPKLGLSVAFNL